The Solibacillus sp. FSL W7-1436 genome window below encodes:
- a CDS encoding hydroxymethylglutaryl-CoA lyase, with protein sequence MHFPKQVEIIEVGPRDGLQNESRFVPTEEKKQLIKRLYEAGFQRIETASFVHPKIVPQMADAQEITAFCNELGMEYIALTPNMKALERAIDAGVPQIAVFVGASETFNQKNIKRSIEESLTECSEMFRHAKAQQKFIRGYVSMCFSCPYEGVISYEQVKRVVAQFVNDGADEISIGDTNGQANPRIVYERFSALKKDFPDTMFVAHFHDTNGFAYANIIAAINAGIEKFDSSIAGLGGCPFSPGATGNVATEKVVELFEAMEIKTNIQQEKLKEVANFAFSLV encoded by the coding sequence ATGCACTTTCCTAAGCAAGTTGAAATTATTGAAGTTGGTCCGCGTGACGGTTTGCAAAATGAATCACGCTTTGTACCGACAGAAGAAAAGAAACAATTAATCAAGCGATTATATGAAGCGGGTTTCCAGCGTATTGAAACGGCTTCATTTGTTCATCCGAAAATTGTCCCGCAAATGGCGGACGCACAGGAAATTACGGCGTTCTGCAACGAATTGGGGATGGAGTATATCGCTTTAACCCCAAATATGAAAGCGCTGGAACGGGCAATTGATGCAGGTGTACCGCAGATTGCGGTATTCGTCGGGGCAAGTGAGACATTCAACCAAAAAAATATAAAGCGTTCCATTGAGGAATCTTTGACGGAGTGCAGCGAAATGTTCCGGCATGCCAAAGCTCAGCAGAAGTTTATTCGGGGCTATGTATCAATGTGTTTTAGCTGTCCGTATGAAGGGGTCATTTCCTATGAGCAGGTAAAGCGGGTCGTAGCACAATTTGTAAATGACGGGGCTGACGAAATTTCAATTGGAGATACGAATGGACAGGCAAATCCGCGCATCGTGTATGAACGGTTCAGCGCATTGAAAAAAGATTTCCCAGATACAATGTTCGTGGCCCATTTCCATGATACAAACGGTTTTGCCTATGCAAATATTATAGCTGCAATAAATGCTGGAATTGAAAAGTTTGATAGTTCGATTGCCGGACTGGGCGGTTGTCCATTTTCGCCTGGAGCTACAGGAAATGTAGCAACGGAAAAAGTGGTGGAGCTGTTTGAAGCGATGGAAATAAAAACAAATATCCAACAGGAAAAATTAAAGGAAGTGGCTAATTTCGCTTTCAGCTTAGTTTGA
- the serS gene encoding serine--tRNA ligase, whose product MLDIKRVRDNFEEVKRMLLTRNEDLGNLDNFENLDSKRRELIAKTEVLKAERNKVSEQISVMKRNKEDATEVIARMREVGDEIKALDAELNAIEDEFKNMMMRLPNIPHESVPVGTEEDDNVEEYTWGDVPAFDFETKAHWDIAKDLDIVDFERGAKVTGSRFLFYKGLGARLERALLNFMMDLHSDQHGYTEMLPPQIVNRDSLTGTGQLPKFEEDVFKLVREEDEMDYYLIPTAEVPVTNYYRDEILSADMLPQAFSAFSANFRSEAGSAGRDTRGLIRQHQFNKVELVRFVKPEESYEQLEILTGHAEKVLQILGLPYRKLKMCTADLGFTAAKKYDLEVWIPAQNMYREISSCSNFEDFQARRANIRFRREAGAKPEFVHTLNGSGLAIGRTVAAILENYQQEDGSVVIPEVLRPYMGGLEIITVK is encoded by the coding sequence ATGTTAGATATTAAACGCGTCCGCGACAATTTTGAAGAAGTAAAACGTATGCTTCTTACACGTAATGAAGATTTAGGAAATCTGGACAACTTTGAAAACTTAGATTCAAAACGCCGTGAACTAATCGCCAAAACAGAAGTATTGAAAGCAGAGCGCAATAAAGTGTCAGAGCAAATTTCTGTTATGAAGCGCAACAAAGAAGATGCAACAGAAGTGATTGCACGTATGCGTGAAGTAGGCGATGAAATTAAAGCATTGGATGCAGAGTTAAATGCAATTGAAGATGAATTTAAAAATATGATGATGCGTTTGCCGAATATCCCACATGAATCAGTACCTGTTGGCACAGAAGAAGATGACAACGTGGAAGAATACACTTGGGGTGATGTACCGGCATTTGATTTCGAAACGAAGGCACACTGGGATATTGCAAAAGATTTAGATATCGTGGACTTTGAACGCGGTGCTAAAGTTACGGGAAGCCGATTCTTATTCTATAAAGGTTTAGGTGCCCGTCTAGAGCGTGCTTTACTGAACTTCATGATGGACCTTCATTCAGATCAGCATGGTTATACAGAAATGCTGCCACCGCAAATCGTTAACCGCGATTCACTGACAGGTACTGGCCAATTACCGAAGTTTGAAGAAGACGTATTTAAATTAGTTCGTGAAGAAGATGAAATGGATTATTACCTGATTCCGACTGCCGAAGTTCCGGTAACAAACTATTACCGTGATGAAATTTTATCAGCAGATATGCTGCCGCAAGCTTTCTCTGCATTCAGCGCTAACTTCCGTTCAGAAGCAGGATCTGCAGGTCGTGATACACGCGGACTGATCCGTCAGCACCAGTTCAACAAAGTAGAATTAGTGCGTTTCGTTAAACCGGAAGAATCATATGAGCAACTTGAAATTTTAACTGGCCATGCTGAAAAGGTGTTACAGATTTTAGGTTTACCATACCGCAAACTAAAAATGTGTACAGCAGATTTAGGTTTCACAGCTGCGAAGAAGTACGACTTGGAAGTATGGATTCCTGCTCAAAACATGTACCGCGAAATTTCTTCATGTTCAAACTTCGAAGATTTCCAAGCGCGTCGTGCCAATATCCGTTTCCGTCGTGAAGCAGGCGCAAAACCGGAATTCGTTCACACATTAAACGGTTCAGGTCTAGCAATTGGCCGTACAGTAGCCGCAATTCTGGAAAATTACCAACAGGAAGACGGTTCTGTTGTTATTCCGGAAGTGTTACGTCCATATATGGGTGGCCTAGAAATCATTACTGTAAAATAA